The DNA region atgatGTAATTCAACTTTTGTCCACTAAGTATACAAAATACATACAGTactggtcattattatagcaactttttaaaatgttaaatcttttagccataactcttttatttactattaaaataattttaatttactatagttgtttactataaaatgttacatatatttttttgcattgtgctggacataaatatagcaactttatttttttaaaaggatttttaatgattaaatcggcatatatttataatatataatatgtataatatttaatataacgttaacactttatataatattatttttgttagcaTTTAGACAGAACTTAAAATTTCCATTAGGAGATaagagatatattttttataaatcctcatttacaatttttttttttttataattccacaCGTACGGATTTTCGTTTGGAACTAGATCTGGCtggttattcaaaatttttgtaacgTACTGTCCAGGtgtgatttataaatttttatacctcTCATAACGTCGATCAAATTGgaacaattaattgaaaatcagGCCACAAATACGGTACTCGTCGAAGAAActgcacaaaatttaaaattaaacattttgaaatatatttcataaaataatgtaattcaaCTTTTGTCCACTAAGTATACAAAacatatacagtagtggtcattattatagcaactttttaaaatgttaattttttagcctcttttatttactgttaaaataatattaatttaatattgttgtttactataaaatgttacatatatttttctgcattgtgctggacataaatatagcaactttaatttttaaagggatttttaataattaaatcggtgttatttaatttaacattaacactttatataatattctttttgttttattattttagcccatttaataataataatatattaatatatatatccaGTTCAAgtaatacagatattattatggccactactgtatatagcAATTTGTTAAATGATCTCAGATTCTCCCTTAAGCCTATCACCACTGAGTACAACATCAGAGATAATTTAAACGACTAGTTTTTAGTTAGAATTTGGAAgtgttgttataataattaattttcgtatacatgtaatatattttatttaaatgtatattattaaattaaaatgtactatACCATGACGTACAGTACTGTAGTAGTAGTACAGTAGTAGTATCTACGTCTGTACTAAGATGTGCTGCTGACGCAACAATCAAACCCATTTCCATAGTACCTTAAAGTCAAcaatacttataataaattaaataagtttggaCGCCGTCTTTTACGGCAGACGAAACGAAACAccaattaaaaacttacataaaaccattcaaatacgaaattttatgaatgacTTTTATAACTAgcattctaattaatatttgatgctTTTAATGTGTATATTTATCCTATACACTTATTTGAGTTGTttctctatttaaaaaaaaaaatacaatattgtaattttatttgcattttaactaataataattataagtattataatgaataattataagtgttaaaatatattattatttactttatgtattttatttaatacaaacattttttaaacataaacaaaacataacCACAAGTTACGTGCGcatgtcaaatatttacataatatatttcaagaaTACTTTTATCACACATAGCTTCCTGGTCTTGGGAAGAAACCAATGTTTCCGGTTTACATAAACGGTTTTCCCCACTCAGTGCTAATAAAGTCTAAAATCTTTTGcgtgtttaaatttacacttctaataaaaataatacatataatttctACAATTGTTTGCTtgccttaaataaatttgttaaatttaaaacagtaaaacaaGAAAGTACGTTTCCATTGTCGGAATTATAGGCGGTTTTTCACAAAACTTTTATCGTGACGATAATTTCCCACTAGGAAAACAAAGCTAAACCTTCCGGTTTGCAAGTCGAAAATTGCGGCAGTCGTTTGGATGCTTTATCAAATGGAACAAACGTTTTGCCTAGATTCTGTGACAATAGCACTAGTTTatcagattttataaattgtaaaaaatctcTTGAAGTTTAGCCAGGattctgaatttattttatggcaTTATGTTCAATTATTTCTCTAATTCTCCAactacaaataaacaaattatataagttactttttaaaaaagattgaCCAAAACATCACGAACTTAATGAACGTGcacatttttagaattttaaattaaaaagagtttgttgatttaattaaattgccccttaaacattaaacatacattttttagtattttattttattattttttgaacttGTAATactataattgtaaaaaatatattgcagTTTTGTCcaggtaataaatatatattatggttttatagttaattattctCCAGATCACGAAGTCAATAAAGGTGCTTACTTTCAAAAGTTTCAATTAAGAGGaagtaaatgtattaaatattcattgtatAAACTACCTTTTTTAGATAGTTCATTTTCCACcatgtaataaatacatttaatggtacttaattattttcatcaattactaataaacaaaatgcTTTTGATGTTGATCGCGTTGATCCACAGTACTTAATTAAAAGGACCtcgataatattaaatattcactgTACAAACCGCCTCTTTATAAAGTTCATTTTCACCATGTAAACTGAGGCTTTTcctattatgtaataaatacatttaataacctttaattatattccCGATTTTATCACATTCTCCAACGAACTAACAAACAAAATGCTTTTGACGTTGATCTTGTAAAGTATCATGCGCATTTCCAGAATTCTCAATTAAAGTGAactgaattatattaaatattcactgTACAAACTGTCTCGCTGCAAAGTTTATTTTCCACCCCGTAAAGTCAGACTTATTTAACTCTTCTGAAGTACTGAATGTTTTCACGTTTCGCCATATCAATCAGCGTAGTGTTTCAACACAAATAATCATTAACTAACTTTGTCTTTTGTTGGCTGAGGAAATGTTTAATCAAActgtttattcaaatatattttataatgtaaatatttgtgaatATCACAAACTTTAATACGACAGTAgagatttaatgaatatattaaaaaaataattaattaataatagtcattgttatacttattatacataagtataaaaatgacattttaatgttcgtttcaatttttaaattaatttttgatctaAAAATAGACAATTGTGTGAAATTACACGAGCTAAAGTAAAATTCAAATCGATaactaaatgtatatttaatttctgtgCTGCACTGTAATCAATCACGCCATCTCGCCATCAAAAGCTAGATTAACATGAAGTTTACTATTACTTTACATAACCTCTAAACATAACCTTTCATCCACtacatgttaaaattaaagtttattaactaaaaccAAGAATGACGACAATCCTGAGAGGTTTTATAACAAAGCTGCGTCAAATCGCGTTCCCCACAAACACCCTAAACTACTTTAatgtaagtatttattttgtttcatttttgggttaattaaaaagttgtacGTTGTAGAACTTAGGGGCCACCTCTAAGTTTTGTCAACATAGTCCCGTCACGGAGCAAGAAATCACAACCAtactaaaaaagaaatacCCCGAAGCAACCAACATCACAGTCGAAGATGTGTCCGGAGGTTGTGGAGCCATGTTCAACATCTTCATAGAAACCAAAGATTTCAAAGGATTGTCCGTAGTGAAACAACACAGATCAGTGTACGACACACTTAAAGAACAAATCAAGAATATACATGGACTTCATGTGGAAACGAGAGTACCCAACTAGCTAGctttgttgtaaattttagtaataatattgttttcataAACAGGTGCGTTTTTATCTGGTTTGTCGACCTCTCCACTTGTTTATTCTCAAGCAGTTTTATAGAATTATCGATTTCAGTCATGTGCGAATGACGGTAGCATCAGCTGACGCAAATATTTGTGTGACAGTTGCAGGAAAAGACGTCAATCTAAAGGGTACTTactgttttaatgatttagcCATTGCTGCACTTGATCACCAACACCcacttttgtaatttaacacaatttaaactAAAGTTGACGTTTCATCAAAGACATAACCTCAACTTGATAAtgtatagtttaaatattattgacttgTCATATCTGGGATTCCataacaataagaaaaatttgttaaaacacccacgaataaaatgttacataataataataaaatatattaagttaatgtcaatacatttctaaaatatttaaagagttaataaagtattagtattaatttaaaatgtacagtGATGGACAAAAAAAGTGCACACAttacttaaatgttaattaggaaataggtacctttaattaaatattatcaaaatatttatattataaagattATCCTATATTCTTCTTCATTTGTAtctaattcataataatttctaattttatttaaacaaaataaatgttcagAGAAATAGCATACATTTAAAgaagttatatatttacttttttctcactactaacaataattaatttttactattaactgtaaattgttaaatactatcacaaaacgtaaaaatatttcaatgtattatttttgtggCCAACCAAATCAGTCTATTATGTCCCTTTAAAGTCATTTTTAAGATGTTTGACAAAAAAACGTATGgaatattagaatatatttttatattgactggacaaaatttgaattaaattcttatataaaatatcttataaaatgttgacttttatcttatttttctgACCACTACtgtttgttacaaaatatattatttaatggaaactagatttttcaatattagacTTCAACAGTTTTTtagtagaatattaaaaatattagaataacaattatattttgcatTTATCTTGGTgacaacaacaaatatttaaatagtgctTAATATGTGAATTAtacttatattctttatataaatgatttattttcccACATCAATTTCTAATAAGACGGTTCTAATAAGATTTTCGAAATATTGTTCCAAAATATGTTTCTTAcacttaaaatgttaaaatttataaaatatctcaaaataaaaatattactattagaagttttataatcaaaatttttgcaaactttatattttattattttacatttatcttggtgacaataataagaatttaaagaaaaaaagaaatgttttCCCTCTCAgattattatatgaattttaaaaaatttgcattaaaaattatatctcgagaaatgtgaaaattacatattttcataattttaaactacaaataggtgaattataaatatcctattatcatatattattttctttatattattgcCTTGTATAAGGGATTTATTCCCCAACATCCACATTTAATAAGATTGGTCTAATAAGACTTtcgaaaattttttatgattttcattttattatcatttctaAGAAATGCTATTTAAAAaacgaataaatataaaatttaaattttcatataagatttttcaaataagatatttaaacaatgaataaatttataatttattttttcttataagaTTATTCCAGTgagatatcaaaaatatattttttcaaaacatgttttgttaaattcaataaaaatattctgataaaaattattattattacagagaTTTACATCATCATTTACatcagaataaatatttttatattctaaagattttaaattttaaatatattgagttTTATGTATGCAACCCACattacacaaattttcaatttttaattcaaacacgTACCAATAGTTATATGATAATTTCTGTAGaacgaatttataatttttaattgatttttactctgcaactataataaaactttcataccctaataatttgtattattgactttaattaattcaaatactttttatcattttattgataCTGAAATTTATAGCACTTATATCAACATTAAACACCGGTAATAAATATCTGATAACCTAATCGTTTGTATTAGCATTTTTTTACAAGtcaaattttcagtatttttaaaaaattaaaacgcaattaaacaataacacATGAATATTAATACCCCTAACAAGCATTTTAAGTCGCAATTTtcgtaaaattgaatattcccTCGTAACGTCGATTTGTAATCGACCAAATCGACCAATTAGAACGGTACAATTCATACAGTAAAAAATCGGACCAATCAGATATTTACAACGCTGAATCAAATGACATGCGCAAACAGTGAGCCACGTAAAATACAGTATCCTGACAACCCAAGTCATTGTGGAAGTCGGTGCCGGTGTAACGTTACACGGTTTTTACAAGGAACAGGTCCAAGATGCACGTTTACAAACTCCTGGCCCTGTGTTTGGTCGCCTACACGTGCAATGCAAAAGAAGAGGACGTCCTGGAACTGAGCGATTCGGATTTCGATGCCCGAATTGCCGAACATGAAACGGCACTTGTCATGTTCTACGCACCATGGTAAGATAAACTGTCTTTATCCCAGCAAAAAAGCACCGTCACTTGTCGCTTTTTTGTGCCGTCTTCGATCCGGCTTTTTTCGTTAACCAATTCACCGGCAATTTCAGGTGCGGACATTGCAAAAGATTGAAGCCGGAATACGCCAAGGCGGCCGAGGATCTTATCAGAAACGACCCACCGGTCGCTCTGGCCAAAGTGGACTGTACCGAGGCCGGCAAAGAGACTTGTAACAAGAACAGCGTGAGTGGATACCCCACGTTGAAGATCTACCGCAACGGCGAGGTCTCCCAGGAGTACCAAGGCCCCCGTGATGCCCCAGGTAAACTTCCCGTCAGTGACACGTCACTAAAGCCACCGGATAATTCTGAGCCGGGCTCGGTGGCTGTGACAACTCATCAATGATCATTAGTTACATCGATGATGTTTCAGGCATTGTCAAATACATGAGAGCCCAAGTAGGCCCCAGCTCCAAGGAATTGAAGTCTGTGGAGGAATTGAACAAGTTCTTGAACGCCGAAAAGGAGTCGGCCGTTGTTGGTTTCTTCGAAAAGGAGTCTGACTTGAAGGCAGTCTTCCTCAAAACCGCAGACAAACTCAGGGAAAAGGTTCGTTTTGCCCATTCCACGTACAAGGATGTTTTGGAGAAAGAGGGCGTCAAGTAAGTGCCTTAAAGTTGTCTAGTTATCTGTTTTAAATGTTGGGTTTTTGCAGGGATGGCATTGTCTTGTTCCGTCCCAGCCACTTGGAGAGCAAATTTGAGCCCAGCAAAGTTGTGTACAGTGGCAAAGCTGACACTGACTCCATCAGGACCTTTATCAACAGCAATTTGTAAGTAGATCAAATATAATACAGTAGTTTTTTGGGACGTATAAAATGAGTCAAATACAACAAATTGCACCTACAATTTAAGATAAAGCATCAGAAAGcattaaatatcattatacaaacatttttaggtGCACACTCTAAGATAATAATTGAGGTACAtctattataatcaattttttaaattttctaattaaattcatgTGAGAATTTGATGAAGTTTTTTTATCTCAGTATTTgatcttattattttgttttaataagttactgttgttaaataatttacctataaaatgtttttagtattataaattgtacataattgcattatttcaagtaattaagcatttaatttgtttgtcataaaatttattgttgccttgcaaatttgttgttattagATAGTCTGGAAATGTAACATGtacaatgtataattttaaaacataatttaatatttcaaatattgacaagagacataaaattttcagcaaatttaatttcttgaattaattatttttaccaaattctttggtttaaatacaaattacctTCATGAGACTGAAAGTTGTatctcaattattattaacgtgtaaataattaaagcaaaCTATGTTAAAacgcaataattttattcaaaaaaatttcaaactatataaagaatttattatttttttaaatatgtgaatatattttcccattttaatatatttactttgatAAGAttatcaaacaaatatttatatggtaAAAAGCAAAATGGTATTCAGAATTTTTACCATTACATtggataagaaaaaaaatttgtataaaccaTATTATCACATGTCCAACTTTACTATTTATaactttgttataaatttgtatatttaaggaTGTTGctgtaaattcatttaattgggAATgcacacctaaattaa from Aethina tumida isolate Nest 87 chromosome 1, icAetTumi1.1, whole genome shotgun sequence includes:
- the LOC109600804 gene encoding bolA-like protein 3 translates to MTTILRGFITKLRQIAFPTNTLNYFNNLGATSKFCQHSPVTEQEITTILKKKYPEATNITVEDVSGGCGAMFNIFIETKDFKGLSVVKQHRSVYDTLKEQIKNIHGLHVETRVPN